A genomic window from Salvia splendens isolate huo1 chromosome 11, SspV2, whole genome shotgun sequence includes:
- the LOC121754378 gene encoding probable E3 ubiquitin-protein ligase XERICO, with amino-acid sequence MGFLFYAIKLPKFITVSFFLNLISHAHYLFIASLTHLRLYKHSPPQESPDSGSTTSNYILVLDSSSPSLVPIPVHVVTAAIKNRVPVIEYEEFVRGGGEKGCSICLECIDGRDEIRELCNCRHLFHRECLDTWIDEGRVTCPLCRSMLLPPRVNPNQHS; translated from the coding sequence ATGGGATTCCTCTTCTACGCCATCAAATTGCCCAAATTCATCACCGTATCCTTCTTCCTCAACCTAATCTCCCACGCCCACTACCTCTTCATCGCCTCCCTCACCCATCTCCGCCTCTACAAGCACTCTCCGCCCCAGGAATCGCCGGATTCCGGCTCCACCACCAGCAATTACATCCTGGTACTTGACAGCTCCTCCCCCTCTCTGGTCCCGATCCCGGTCCACGTCGTCACGGCCGCGATCAAGAACCGGGTCCCCGTAATCGAGTACGAGGAATTCGTCCGCGGCGGCGGAGAGAAGGGGTGTAGCATATGCTTGGAGTGTATAGACGGGCGGGATGAAATCAGAGAGCTGTGCAATTGTAGGCATTTGTTTCATAGGGAGTGTTTGGACACGTGGATTGATGAGGGACGCGTCACGTGTCCTTTGTGTAGGTCCATGTTGTTGCCTCCAAGGGTGAATCCA